A single genomic interval of Croceibacter atlanticus HTCC2559 harbors:
- a CDS encoding SixA phosphatase family protein, protein MKYLLILLLAVACKGQSHQSDDTVYYFIRHAEKDRSNSNNSNPHLNAMGKERAQEWKTRLGDKGINAIYITDFNRTRETAAPLATYLNLEPKIYSATDLYSKSFKAETKGQTVLIVGHSNTTPAFVNSILNDTTYKELNDSNNGALFKVTFIDGKPQVSLQQFEDGF, encoded by the coding sequence ATGAAATATTTACTTATACTTTTATTAGCAGTTGCTTGCAAGGGACAATCCCATCAATCTGATGATACGGTGTACTACTTTATAAGACACGCAGAAAAAGACAGAAGCAACAGTAATAATAGTAATCCACATTTAAATGCAATGGGTAAAGAGCGTGCACAAGAATGGAAAACTAGATTAGGAGACAAAGGCATTAATGCCATATATATTACAGATTTTAATAGAACTAGGGAAACTGCAGCACCTTTGGCCACTTATTTAAATTTAGAACCGAAAATTTATAGTGCAACAGATTTATATTCTAAAAGTTTTAAAGCTGAAACTAAAGGACAAACAGTTTTAATAGTTGGTCATAGTAATACAACGCCAGCATTTGTAAATTCAATTTTAAACGATACTACTTATAAAGAGTTAAATGACTCTAATAATGGCGCCTTATTTAAGGTCACATTTATTGATGGAAAACCACAAGTAAGCCTACAACAATTTGAAGACGGATTTTAA
- a CDS encoding esterase-like activity of phytase family protein: protein MKFKQIALILLISTSYSCSSLKVSKTPTYKVNYLDDYIYPKQVFIDGNEIGGLSGIDYDGNAYYLICDQPSKPRFYEADIILKGTTIDTVVFSKQHFIKAPKAINSQTLMDLESIRKVDNGFIISSEGSITNNKTPMVFYTDSTGAFIKSASIPEYFTSKGPQKPRNNGVFEGLTKAHLGKGFWVATELPLELDGPEPKVFNTTSLIRFTLFNDNGIAIKQLPYKLERLQKLPLLPFGVNGLTDMLQISENQFLVLERSYSAGYGTNGNVVQLILATNNNATNTLSDTILEKNELTYLEKEFLFNFKSVKKQLTKKSIDNIEGITFGPKLPNGNLSLILVSDNNFNSLGEQLNQFILLELIPQ from the coding sequence ATGAAATTTAAACAAATAGCTTTAATACTTTTAATATCAACAAGTTATTCTTGCAGTAGCTTAAAAGTAAGCAAGACACCTACCTATAAGGTTAATTATTTAGATGATTATATTTATCCTAAACAGGTGTTTATTGATGGTAATGAGATAGGTGGCCTGTCTGGAATAGATTATGATGGTAATGCGTATTATTTAATTTGTGACCAACCAAGCAAGCCAAGGTTTTATGAAGCAGATATTATATTAAAGGGCACTACAATAGATACTGTTGTTTTTTCTAAACAACATTTTATTAAAGCACCAAAAGCTATTAACTCTCAAACTTTAATGGATTTAGAATCTATAAGAAAAGTTGATAATGGATTTATAATTTCCAGTGAAGGCAGCATTACAAATAATAAAACGCCAATGGTCTTTTACACAGATAGTACTGGTGCGTTTATAAAATCTGCTTCAATACCAGAATACTTTACTTCTAAAGGTCCTCAAAAACCTAGAAACAATGGAGTATTTGAAGGGTTAACTAAAGCACATCTCGGTAAAGGATTTTGGGTAGCCACAGAGCTTCCTTTAGAATTGGATGGCCCAGAACCTAAAGTTTTTAATACAACCTCTTTAATAAGGTTTACTTTATTTAATGATAATGGTATTGCCATTAAACAATTGCCATATAAATTAGAACGCCTTCAGAAATTACCTTTATTACCATTTGGAGTAAATGGATTAACAGATATGCTACAAATATCTGAAAACCAATTTTTGGTATTGGAACGAAGCTACTCTGCTGGCTATGGCACAAACGGTAATGTGGTACAATTAATATTAGCTACTAATAATAATGCGACTAATACATTAAGCGATACTATCTTAGAAAAGAATGAACTTACTTATCTTGAAAAAGAATTTCTCTTCAATTTTAAATCTGTAAAAAAACAACTGACTAAGAAAAGTATAGATAATATTGAAGGTATTACGTTTGGTCCTAAATTGCCGAACGGAAATTTATCGTTAATTTTAGTGTCAGACAATAATTTTAATAGCTTAGGAGAGCAACTTAATCAATTTATCTTACTAGAGCTTATACCCCAATAA
- a CDS encoding CsbD family protein yields the protein MNQTELEGKWNQVKGDFKQKYGKVTDDDTTFADGKFDEMLGRLQEKTGKAKEELKKEIAEW from the coding sequence ATGAATCAGACTGAATTAGAAGGTAAGTGGAATCAAGTAAAAGGTGATTTTAAACAAAAATATGGTAAAGTAACCGATGACGATACCACTTTTGCCGACGGAAAATTCGACGAGATGCTAGGACGTCTTCAAGAGAAGACAGGTAAAGCAAAAGAAGAATTAAAGAAGGAAATTGCAGAATGGTAA
- a CDS encoding CocE/NonD family hydrolase, translating to MKIQNYVTLILVCFACFQISCAQDSAEPVYDVSAHYNKQEVDIPMRDGVTLHTTIYSPKDTSKKYPMIMQRTPYSSRPYGEGQFKSKIGPNEYMMKDGYIVVYQDVRGRWMSEGDYDNMRAYIPNKKKGQVDEASDTYDTIDWLVKNVDNNNGNVGTWGISYPGFYATYSLLDSHPALKAVSPQACIGDFFFDDFHHNGAYLLSYWRATAVFGYQTEPTTESWYDFPQLDTQDQYQFFLDNGPLSNLDEYYKEDNEFWTQLKEHPNYDEFWKSRGIIQHLKDIKPAVMTVGGLFDAEDLYGPYETYKNIEAKSDNFNIMVFGPWSHGDWARNKERQAIGNVYFGDNISDYYQKDLETPFFEHFLKNDGKGDVNLSEARIYDSGTKEWKSYDSWPPENATKKTMYLGSSQKLNSLPEATQETKFISDVNKPVPYSEDIKMVFTPRKYMTDDQRFAARRPDVLVFETPVMTEDMTLAGDILAKLQVATTGTAADWVVKVIDVYPADAKDTEETQDHLKMSNYHMMVRSEVLRGRFRNSFEQPEPFVPNQKTPVTIKLQDVHHTIKKGHKLQIQVQSTWFPYIDLNPQTYVDNIFEAKASDFKTQTHSVFGDSAIEFSILN from the coding sequence ATGAAAATTCAAAATTACGTTACCCTTATTTTAGTATGCTTTGCGTGCTTTCAAATTAGCTGCGCACAAGATAGCGCAGAACCAGTTTATGATGTTTCTGCACATTACAACAAGCAAGAGGTAGATATACCTATGCGCGATGGTGTGACACTGCATACCACAATTTATTCTCCAAAGGATACCTCTAAAAAGTATCCAATGATTATGCAACGTACTCCATACAGTTCAAGACCTTATGGTGAAGGCCAATTTAAATCTAAAATTGGACCAAACGAATATATGATGAAAGATGGTTACATAGTTGTATACCAAGATGTGCGTGGTCGTTGGATGAGTGAAGGAGATTATGATAATATGCGTGCTTATATACCTAATAAGAAAAAAGGTCAAGTAGACGAAGCAAGTGATACCTATGATACGATTGATTGGTTAGTTAAAAATGTAGACAATAATAACGGTAATGTAGGAACTTGGGGAATTTCTTATCCAGGCTTTTATGCTACATATTCATTGTTAGACTCGCATCCAGCTTTAAAAGCGGTTTCTCCTCAAGCCTGTATAGGTGATTTCTTTTTTGATGATTTTCATCATAACGGTGCTTATTTATTAAGTTATTGGAGAGCAACAGCTGTATTCGGATACCAGACAGAACCTACTACAGAGTCTTGGTATGATTTCCCACAATTAGATACCCAAGATCAATATCAGTTCTTTTTAGATAACGGTCCATTAAGTAATTTAGATGAGTACTATAAAGAAGATAATGAGTTTTGGACACAGTTAAAAGAACATCCTAATTATGATGAGTTCTGGAAATCTCGTGGTATCATACAGCACTTAAAAGATATTAAGCCAGCTGTAATGACAGTAGGTGGTTTGTTTGATGCAGAAGATCTTTATGGTCCTTATGAAACCTATAAAAATATTGAAGCTAAGAGTGATAACTTCAACATAATGGTTTTCGGACCTTGGAGTCATGGTGATTGGGCGCGTAACAAAGAACGCCAAGCAATAGGTAATGTATATTTTGGAGATAATATTTCAGACTACTACCAAAAGGATTTAGAAACACCATTCTTTGAGCACTTCCTTAAGAATGATGGTAAAGGCGACGTAAATTTAAGTGAAGCGAGAATATATGATTCTGGAACTAAAGAATGGAAATCTTATGATTCTTGGCCTCCAGAAAATGCTACTAAAAAAACAATGTATTTAGGCAGCTCACAAAAGTTGAACAGCCTGCCAGAAGCAACTCAGGAAACTAAGTTTATTAGTGATGTAAATAAGCCAGTACCATATTCTGAAGATATTAAAATGGTATTTACACCTAGAAAATATATGACAGATGATCAGCGCTTTGCAGCGCGAAGACCAGATGTCTTGGTGTTTGAAACACCAGTAATGACAGAAGATATGACACTTGCAGGAGATATTTTAGCTAAGCTACAAGTGGCAACAACAGGTACTGCTGCAGATTGGGTTGTAAAAGTTATAGATGTTTATCCTGCAGATGCTAAGGATACAGAAGAAACACAAGACCACCTTAAAATGAGTAATTACCATATGATGGTTAGAAGTGAAGTGTTAAGAGGTAGGTTTAGAAACAGTTTTGAGCAACCGGAACCGTTTGTGCCAAACCAAAAAACTCCAGTTACTATAAAGCTACAAGATGTACACCATACCATAAAGAAAGGTCATAAACTACAAATACAGGTACAGAGCACGTGGTTCCCTTATATTGATTTAAATCCGCAGACTTACGTAGACAATATTTTTGAGGCAAAAGCTTCAGACTTTAAGACACAAACACATTCTGTTTTTGGAGATAGTGCAATTGAGTTTTCAATATTAAATTAA
- a CDS encoding DUF885 domain-containing protein, with protein sequence MNKYIIGATLVVALFSCKQNSEPISEETIATESKKANDFFEASFKEDVSISPMLQTQLGVKTNYGEWDDFSNQAEAKELERAKNRLAYLNDSLNVNALNKETALSYTLYKQDLEHTIEDYAFRLYNYPVNQMHGMHAEIPAFLINMHSINSVEDAEAYISRLKGLEKVYADVSENLSIRETNGIMPPKFVFEKVIGDSKNLIKGRPFEKSNEVSALMEDFTTKVNTLSIPKDEKEDLLNKAEKALTEQVRPAFEGLISTMQDQQQRATVENGVWKFPKGDQFYNLALKRTTTTSLTANEIHEIGLNEVARIHKEMEQIMQDVGFNGTLQDFFKFMREDEKFYYKNTVEDKQAYKDKATAIINTMKGTLDKLFNTKPKAELVVKAVEPFREKSAGKAFYQQPAIDGSRPGTYYVNLYDMSAMPTYQMEALAYHEGIPGHHMQIAISQELENIPAFRKHSFYTAYVEGWALYSEYIPKEVGYYKDPYSDFGRLAMELWRSCRLVVDTGIHAKKWTREEGIEYYKKNTPNAESDCIKMVERHIVMPGQATAYKVGMNKILELRNLSEEKLGSNFDIKEFHDIILKDGALPLDILTQKVEAWIASK encoded by the coding sequence ATGAATAAATATATAATAGGCGCAACGCTAGTCGTTGCGCTTTTCTCTTGCAAACAAAATTCAGAACCTATTTCTGAAGAAACAATAGCAACAGAAAGTAAAAAGGCAAATGATTTTTTTGAAGCCTCATTTAAAGAAGATGTTTCAATTAGCCCTATGCTTCAAACACAATTAGGAGTAAAAACTAATTATGGAGAATGGGATGATTTTTCTAACCAAGCAGAAGCAAAAGAACTTGAGAGAGCAAAAAACAGGTTGGCTTATTTAAATGACAGCCTAAATGTAAACGCTTTAAATAAGGAAACTGCACTTAGCTACACATTATACAAACAAGATTTAGAGCATACTATTGAAGATTATGCGTTTAGATTATACAATTATCCTGTTAATCAAATGCACGGTATGCATGCCGAAATTCCTGCATTCCTTATCAATATGCATAGTATAAACTCTGTTGAAGATGCAGAGGCTTATATTTCTAGGTTAAAAGGTTTAGAAAAAGTATATGCAGACGTTTCTGAAAATTTGAGCATTCGTGAAACTAATGGAATAATGCCTCCAAAGTTTGTTTTTGAGAAAGTTATAGGAGATAGTAAGAATCTAATTAAAGGAAGACCTTTTGAAAAGAGTAACGAAGTAAGTGCGTTAATGGAAGATTTTACGACCAAAGTAAATACACTTTCAATACCTAAGGATGAAAAAGAGGACTTATTAAATAAAGCAGAAAAAGCACTTACAGAACAAGTAAGACCAGCTTTTGAGGGTTTAATTTCTACAATGCAGGACCAACAACAAAGAGCTACAGTTGAAAATGGTGTATGGAAATTCCCTAAAGGAGATCAATTTTATAATTTAGCACTTAAAAGAACTACCACTACTAGTCTCACAGCAAATGAAATACATGAGATTGGATTAAATGAAGTTGCTCGTATACACAAGGAAATGGAGCAAATTATGCAAGATGTAGGTTTTAACGGTACATTGCAGGACTTCTTTAAATTTATGCGTGAAGATGAAAAGTTTTACTATAAAAATACGGTAGAAGATAAGCAAGCTTATAAAGATAAGGCTACAGCAATCATCAATACCATGAAAGGTACCTTAGATAAATTGTTTAATACAAAGCCAAAAGCAGAACTCGTAGTAAAGGCAGTGGAGCCATTTAGAGAAAAAAGTGCAGGTAAAGCCTTTTACCAACAGCCAGCAATAGATGGATCTAGACCTGGCACTTATTATGTTAACCTTTATGATATGAGTGCTATGCCTACCTACCAAATGGAAGCTTTAGCATACCACGAAGGCATACCTGGTCACCACATGCAAATTGCAATATCTCAAGAACTAGAAAACATACCAGCTTTTAGAAAGCATAGTTTTTACACAGCTTATGTAGAAGGTTGGGCATTATATTCAGAATATATACCCAAAGAAGTAGGGTATTATAAAGATCCTTATTCAGATTTTGGTCGTTTAGCCATGGAATTGTGGCGCTCTTGCCGTTTAGTTGTAGATACGGGTATACACGCTAAGAAATGGACACGTGAAGAAGGTATTGAGTATTATAAAAAGAATACACCAAATGCAGAAAGCGACTGTATAAAAATGGTTGAACGTCATATAGTAATGCCTGGCCAAGCAACCGCTTACAAAGTTGGAATGAATAAAATATTAGAATTAAGGAACTTATCTGAGGAAAAGCTAGGAAGCAATTTTGATATTAAAGAGTTTCATGATATTATACTTAAAGACGGTGCATTACCGTTAGATATTCTAACTCAAAAAGTAGAAGCTTGGATAGCCAGCAAATAA
- a CDS encoding ATP-binding protein, which produces MKYKYYIYLILFFLLSCSEGFDFHEKNLAVNDSLKFYIDEYKRQDLTDQQKNNILLKAFKFAEQINSDSLKNNYYKRISYQFYKLGDTSNFLNVNNKGVELSEKINDSTTLAILLWDAATYYRDKQLKNKEAYERYFKAKSIFEDLGNDYNAAKMLLNMAIIQTNVRDYIGSENTTITAINKFEPLGKQQYLYSCYNNIGIINNELEEYQDALYYHRKALKTLDRFESDPTLKAVSLNNIGVVYKNKGSYDDAITSFNQALTVDSLFYKNTILYSALLDNIAFSNFKSGNNAEIPYLFYKAKQIRDSIKFDPGMIESRLNLSDYFLGEGNYDKALSYAKEAKKLSEESNYTDDILASLLKLSKLDTLNARAYANRYIVLSDSLQAQERLMQNKFARIRYETDEYIDKNNALSERVRNITISLLIALVVFGLLFVIKSQLSKNNQLKLEREQQLANEQIYNLMIDQQNKISEGRKREKQRISKELHDGVLGSLFGTRLSLGSLNTKHDESAINNRQNYIDRLKEIEEEIRSISHNLQSKVLKEEQVFTSLIEELLEIQSKAGNFNYAIQTQTDLDWDMIDGKVKINIYRILQEAIQNINKYADATEVLLTFNANQNHIKVTIEDDGVGFNVQKKSQGIGLSNMTSRVKDLQGTIKITSELSKGTLIEVTVPKTNYFDKKTA; this is translated from the coding sequence ATGAAATATAAATATTACATATATCTAATTTTATTCTTTTTACTCTCTTGTTCTGAGGGATTTGATTTTCATGAAAAGAATTTAGCAGTAAATGATAGCCTTAAATTTTATATTGATGAATACAAAAGACAAGATTTAACTGACCAACAGAAAAACAATATACTGTTAAAAGCTTTTAAATTTGCTGAACAAATAAATTCAGATTCATTAAAAAATAATTACTACAAAAGAATTTCATATCAGTTTTATAAATTAGGTGATACTTCCAACTTTTTAAATGTAAACAATAAAGGGGTTGAGCTTTCTGAAAAAATAAATGATTCCACAACGCTAGCAATTTTATTATGGGATGCTGCAACTTATTATAGAGATAAACAACTCAAAAACAAAGAAGCTTACGAACGTTATTTTAAAGCCAAATCTATATTCGAAGATTTAGGGAATGATTATAATGCTGCTAAAATGTTACTTAACATGGCAATCATTCAAACTAATGTAAGGGATTACATAGGTAGTGAGAATACAACGATTACAGCCATAAATAAATTTGAACCTTTAGGAAAGCAACAGTATTTATATAGCTGTTATAACAATATTGGTATCATTAATAATGAGTTGGAAGAATATCAAGATGCCTTATACTATCACCGCAAAGCTTTAAAAACATTAGATAGGTTTGAAAGTGATCCTACTTTAAAGGCTGTGTCTCTTAATAATATTGGTGTTGTTTATAAAAATAAGGGTAGTTATGATGATGCAATTACATCATTTAATCAAGCCTTAACAGTTGATAGCTTATTCTATAAAAATACGATTCTTTACTCTGCGCTATTAGATAATATTGCCTTCTCTAACTTTAAGAGCGGTAATAATGCAGAGATCCCATACCTTTTTTACAAAGCAAAACAAATAAGAGATAGTATAAAGTTTGATCCTGGTATGATAGAAAGCAGGTTAAATTTATCTGATTACTTTTTGGGAGAAGGAAATTATGATAAGGCGTTAAGTTATGCCAAGGAAGCAAAAAAACTTTCAGAAGAATCAAACTATACAGATGATATACTAGCATCCTTACTCAAGTTGTCTAAATTAGATACGCTTAATGCTAGAGCTTATGCAAATAGGTACATAGTTTTATCAGACAGTTTGCAAGCTCAAGAACGTTTAATGCAAAATAAATTTGCTAGAATTAGATATGAGACAGATGAGTATATAGATAAGAACAATGCGTTAAGCGAGCGAGTTAGAAATATTACTATAAGCTTATTAATTGCATTAGTGGTTTTTGGGTTACTATTCGTTATAAAGAGTCAATTATCTAAAAACAATCAACTTAAGTTAGAACGTGAACAACAGTTAGCAAATGAGCAGATTTATAATTTAATGATAGATCAGCAAAATAAAATTTCTGAAGGAAGAAAACGTGAAAAACAGAGAATTTCTAAAGAACTCCATGATGGTGTTTTAGGAAGTTTATTTGGTACTCGTTTAAGCTTAGGGAGTTTAAATACAAAGCATGATGAAAGTGCAATTAATAACAGGCAAAACTATATAGATAGGTTAAAGGAAATAGAAGAGGAGATACGAAGTATTTCTCATAACCTACAAAGTAAGGTGTTAAAAGAGGAACAGGTTTTTACTTCTTTAATTGAAGAGCTTTTGGAAATACAATCAAAAGCCGGAAACTTTAATTATGCTATACAAACTCAAACCGATTTGGATTGGGATATGATAGATGGTAAGGTTAAAATTAACATTTACAGAATACTACAGGAAGCCATACAGAACATAAATAAATATGCAGATGCTACCGAAGTTTTGCTTACCTTTAATGCCAATCAAAATCACATTAAAGTTACTATTGAGGATGATGGTGTAGGTTTTAATGTTCAGAAAAAATCACAAGGAATTGGTTTGTCAAATATGACATCAAGAGTTAAGGATTTGCAGGGAACAATAAAAATCACTTCAGAACTTTCTAAAGGAACTTTAATAGAGGTTACAGTCCCTAAAACCAATTATTTTGACAAAAAAACGGCTTAA
- a CDS encoding response regulator, producing the protein MTKKRLKLLIVDDHPMIIEGYKNALQDMSSDDYELIIESAQDCDEGMEKIQNSTTGTPYDIIFLDIQLPPSKDGRILSGEDLGLRANRLSPSSKLVFLTMFNDNYRIHSILKNVNPDGFLVKSDVNSSELVKAFDTINNDPPYYSKSVKQFIRNDMTNRNVIDELDRKILFHLSKGVQTKDLPEYVSLSINAIEKRKKSLRKLFDISTRNDVSLIQKAKEQGFL; encoded by the coding sequence TTGACAAAAAAACGGCTTAAACTCCTTATTGTAGATGATCATCCTATGATTATCGAGGGCTATAAGAATGCTCTCCAAGATATGTCATCAGATGATTATGAACTTATCATAGAATCTGCTCAAGATTGTGATGAAGGTATGGAGAAGATTCAAAACTCTACAACCGGCACACCATACGATATTATATTTTTAGATATACAGCTGCCTCCATCTAAAGATGGCAGAATATTATCTGGCGAAGATTTAGGATTACGAGCAAACAGGTTATCACCGTCTTCTAAGCTTGTGTTCTTAACTATGTTTAATGATAATTACCGTATTCATAGTATTCTTAAAAATGTGAACCCAGACGGCTTCTTAGTAAAGAGTGATGTAAACTCATCTGAGTTGGTAAAGGCTTTTGATACAATAAATAACGATCCTCCATATTATAGTAAATCTGTTAAGCAGTTTATAAGAAATGACATGACAAATAGAAATGTTATAGATGAGCTGGATAGAAAAATATTATTTCATCTTTCTAAAGGTGTTCAAACAAAAGACTTACCAGAATATGTTTCACTTTCTATTAATGCAATAGAAAAGCGAAAGAAATCTTTACGAAAACTGTTTGATATTAGCACAAGAAACGATGTTTCTCTTATCCAAAAAGCTAAAGAACAGGGTTTTCTTTAA
- a CDS encoding YifB family Mg chelatase-like AAA ATPase, with protein MLIKVFGSAVFGVEATTITVEVNVDKGIGYHLVGLPDKAIQESSYRIAAALKNVGYKLPGKKITLNMAPADMRKEGSAYDLTLALGILIASSQIKAEQIAKYIIMGELSLDGSLQPIKGALPIAIKAREEGFEGFILPSQNAKEAAIVDGLKVYGVDNISQVIDFFDRDIKLEQTIIDTRKEFYKILDHPEFDFADVKGQESIKRCMEIAAAGGHNIILIGPPGSGKTMLSKRLPSILPPMSLKEALETTKIHSVSGRMREHSGLMAERPFRSPHHTISDVALVGGGAYPQPGEISLSHNGVLFLDELPEFKRSVLEVMRQPLEDREVTISRAKFTVTYPSSFMLVASMNPSPGGYFNDPDAPVSSSPAEMQRYLSKISGPLLDRIDIHIEVTPVPFEKLTDARKAESSVEIRKRVTKAREVQTERFKDLDTIHYNAQMGVRQIREYCKLDEASMQLLKSAMERLNLSARAYDRILKVARTIADLEASDEVTGTHISEAIQYRSLDREGWLG; from the coding sequence ATGCTCATAAAAGTATTTGGTAGTGCAGTCTTTGGCGTAGAGGCTACAACTATCACTGTAGAGGTAAATGTTGACAAAGGCATTGGTTATCATTTAGTAGGTCTTCCAGATAAAGCAATTCAAGAAAGTAGTTATCGTATAGCAGCAGCATTAAAAAATGTAGGCTACAAACTTCCAGGTAAAAAGATCACCTTAAATATGGCTCCTGCAGATATGCGAAAGGAAGGATCTGCGTACGACCTAACTTTAGCATTAGGAATCTTAATCGCATCGTCTCAAATAAAAGCAGAACAAATAGCAAAGTATATTATAATGGGAGAGCTTTCGTTAGATGGCTCTTTACAACCTATAAAAGGCGCATTACCTATAGCTATTAAGGCTAGGGAAGAAGGCTTTGAAGGTTTTATATTACCTAGTCAAAACGCAAAAGAAGCTGCTATTGTAGATGGCCTAAAAGTGTATGGTGTGGATAACATATCTCAAGTAATCGACTTTTTTGATAGAGACATTAAACTTGAGCAGACTATTATTGATACGCGAAAAGAATTTTACAAAATATTGGATCATCCAGAATTCGATTTTGCCGATGTAAAGGGACAAGAATCAATTAAACGCTGTATGGAAATTGCAGCTGCTGGTGGTCATAATATAATTCTTATAGGTCCGCCAGGTTCTGGAAAAACCATGCTATCAAAACGTTTGCCATCTATCTTGCCGCCAATGTCTTTAAAAGAAGCTTTGGAAACAACTAAAATTCATAGTGTTTCTGGTAGAATGAGAGAGCATTCTGGTTTAATGGCAGAGCGACCATTTAGAAGTCCACATCATACTATTAGTGATGTTGCTCTTGTAGGTGGTGGTGCGTACCCACAACCAGGAGAAATTTCTTTATCTCATAATGGTGTATTGTTTTTAGATGAGTTACCAGAATTTAAACGAAGTGTTTTAGAAGTAATGAGGCAGCCTCTTGAAGATAGGGAGGTTACTATCTCGAGAGCTAAATTTACAGTAACCTACCCATCAAGTTTTATGTTGGTTGCCAGTATGAATCCTAGTCCTGGCGGTTATTTTAATGATCCAGATGCGCCGGTAAGTTCTTCTCCAGCAGAAATGCAGCGTTACTTAAGTAAAATTTCCGGACCACTATTAGATAGAATAGACATTCATATTGAAGTTACACCTGTGCCTTTTGAAAAACTAACAGATGCCAGAAAAGCAGAAAGTAGTGTTGAAATAAGAAAACGTGTAACCAAAGCTAGAGAAGTGCAAACTGAGCGTTTTAAAGACCTAGATACTATACATTATAATGCGCAAATGGGAGTACGTCAAATTAGAGAGTATTGCAAACTAGATGAAGCCTCGATGCAGTTATTAAAATCTGCAATGGAGCGTTTAAACCTATCTGCAAGGGCGTACGATCGTATTCTTAAAGTTGCAAGAACTATTGCAGACCTAGAAGCTTCAGACGAGGTTACAGGTACACATATTTCAGAAGCCATACAATACAGAAGTCTTGATCGTGAAGGTTGGTTAGGCTAG
- a CDS encoding DUF2891 domain-containing protein encodes MKHLCSLALLLVIFSCKKSTTDLNNSTSETDTTSIIDDVAGTLEDEPVVLTLEQANNLANLPLSCVNTEYPNKLGQTLASKADIAQPNELHPAFYGCFDWHSSVHAHWSMVSLLKQFPDLKKAEAIKETLQSNLSKENIIAEVEYFKKEHNKSYERTYGWAWVLKLSEELHTWESPMAKELEENLKPLTNLIIERYKEFLPKLNYPIRVGEHTNSAFGISFALDYAKATENEEFAKLLKVRSKDFYLNDNSCPITWEPSGYDFLSPCLEEIDVMRRVLPKEAFLLWMQDFMPQLLNKDFTLAVGEVSDRKDGKLVHLDGLNFSRAWVLYGLAKQYPQKFGHLRALANQHVNHSYPNLVGDSYEGGHWLGSFAIYALNTSKME; translated from the coding sequence ATGAAGCATCTTTGTTCACTAGCATTATTACTTGTAATTTTTAGCTGTAAGAAGTCTACTACAGATTTAAATAATTCAACTTCCGAAACAGATACAACCTCTATTATAGATGATGTTGCTGGTACTCTAGAGGATGAGCCTGTAGTGCTAACGTTGGAGCAAGCTAACAATCTTGCTAACTTACCATTGTCTTGTGTTAATACAGAATATCCAAATAAATTAGGGCAAACCTTGGCAAGTAAAGCAGATATAGCGCAACCTAATGAGCTTCACCCAGCATTTTATGGTTGTTTTGATTGGCATTCATCTGTACATGCGCATTGGTCTATGGTATCTTTGTTAAAACAATTCCCAGACTTAAAAAAAGCGGAAGCTATAAAAGAGACGCTTCAGAGTAACTTATCTAAGGAGAATATTATAGCTGAGGTAGAGTATTTTAAAAAAGAACACAATAAATCTTATGAGCGTACATATGGTTGGGCTTGGGTTTTAAAGCTCTCTGAAGAATTACACACTTGGGAATCTCCTATGGCAAAGGAGTTAGAAGAAAATCTAAAACCGCTTACTAATTTAATTATTGAGCGCTATAAGGAGTTTTTGCCAAAGTTAAATTACCCTATTAGAGTTGGTGAGCATACAAACTCGGCTTTTGGTATTTCATTTGCATTGGATTATGCTAAAGCAACCGAAAATGAAGAGTTTGCAAAGCTCCTGAAAGTAAGGTCTAAAGATTTTTATTTAAATGATAACTCTTGTCCTATAACTTGGGAGCCTAGCGGCTATGATTTTTTATCGCCTTGTCTTGAGGAAATAGATGTTATGAGGCGAGTACTGCCAAAAGAAGCTTTTTTGCTTTGGATGCAAGACTTTATGCCGCAATTATTAAATAAGGATTTTACTTTGGCTGTTGGCGAGGTTTCAGACCGTAAGGATGGTAAACTTGTGCATTTAGACGGTTTAAACTTTAGTAGAGCTTGGGTTTTGTATGGTTTAGCAAAGCAATACCCACAAAAATTTGGGCATTTAAGAGCTTTAGCTAATCAACATGTAAATCATTCGTACCCTAACTTAGTGGGAGATTCTTACGAAGGTGGTCATTGGTTAGGAAGCTTTGCTATATATGCTTTGAATACTTCGAAAATGGAATGA